A portion of the Calliphora vicina chromosome 5, idCalVici1.1, whole genome shotgun sequence genome contains these proteins:
- the LOC135961134 gene encoding uncharacterized protein LOC135961134, with protein sequence MILQASLIGGWEKLELWGHTHLALLGLLVMVCILEVILLKMTTSAGLFTSPHHYDPDYDDSGEYEEDIYYEDLPTNYDQWARRQMRYRHQQQEQERQIIQQQQSLYYNYDDATEQNNHHLLNNYHSNSTEVFRFVY encoded by the coding sequence atgatACTACAAGCATCGCTTATTGGCGGTTGGGAGAAACTCGAACTTTGGGGTCATACTCACTTGGCTTTACTGGGGCTGCTTGTTATGGTTTGCATCTTGGAGGTGATTCTGTTAAAAATGACCACATCGGCTGGCTTATTTACCAGTCCTCATCATTATGATCCTGATTATGATGATTCGGGTGAATATGAAGAAGACATCTACTACGAAGATTTACCAACCAACTATGATCAATGGGCCAGGCGACAAATGCGTTATCGTCATCAACAACAGGAACAGGAACGTCAAAtcatacagcaacaacaaagtcTATACTATAATTACGATGATGCCACTGAACAAAATAATCatcatttattaaacaattatcaCTCAAACTCCACGGAAGTATTTCGCTTTGTCTACTAA